GACTTTGAAGAACAAGGTACATTATGATTACTCTTTTCTCAGAGTATTGTAGTTGTCTAGTGGTCTATTCCTAAGTGCCCTTACCcactaattttcttttttccacCACAGGTCTGGATGACCCGGAGATGATTCTTTTGCCTTTAGCAAGACATCTGAGACCTTTGCTCCTCAATTCATGGAAGGAACGAAAAAAGGCTGCTTTCACTGAAAatacccaaaaaataaaaaaactactCGATAATTTGCAAAAGAAACTTGATGAGGTGAGCTATGGATAGTCATGTCTACTCCCACTTTAATGAACATTGGATGCATAGCCCGTCTGCTTAGATTCCTTCTGTTAAACTCTCCAAACCCCGGGTAACCTGTGCTTCTGTGCAAAATAGGTTCTCTCACTGCAAATTGGCTTTTTTATTTCAGAGAATGATGTAGTAGGATATCTTGATTCTCAGTGGCAGAGACACCCACTAGAAAGGGGTATCATCTGACACACATCAcaaaaaaaattccttatatatgtgggatgtggatttatttttctaaaagttgaaattatataTTACAATAGGTCGACACtgcttaaaataaatacaaagtaAATGTCAATTTGAGAGAGAAAGTAAAGCCTTAACACTAACATAGCCCTAGAGCCCAACCCACTTACGAGCCAGCCAACAGTGCTTGCCTAAAATCCTGCATTCCCCATTGTTCATTCTGCCAATGACGTACACATGCTTGTGTTTTCTTTGTTGGTTTATACTCGCTGCatacataaaataattctttccttttattttgGAGCAGTCATGtggtctattttgatttgtGATTTGATTCCTGGTTTTCTATTGCAGTCATTTTTGAACATGCAACTTTATGAAAAAGCTCTCGATTTGTTTGAAGATGACCCATCAACTTCGGTAAGTTATTCAGCTCCATTACTTAGTAGTTTCTCCGGTTGTACATAAGTACAGAATTTCATTTTAGTTTCTCTTTGACACATAGGTTCTTCTACACAAGCATCTATTGCGAACTACAGGAACCTCAATGGTTGATACATTGTTGCTTAACCTGGTAAGACATGCGAACTACTTCTTTTATTGGTTTTCTTGTATCGGTCTTTGTGAACTTAAAAGCTCCTTCCTACCCCCTTCCCCTTTTATTATTTACTCAGGATATGCTCAATAAACTCAAAAATGGAGTTCCGGTTGAACCTCAAACTCCCGAATCCATTTCACTTAGCCCTGGAGATAGAAGCGCTCTGGTAAATAATATTTCACTTGTTCTTCTGTTATAAATACAGCGTCACTTTGAATAATTCTACTGTTAATATTGACGTTATGACTTTATGCTATCTAGGCTAAGAGTCTGCCAGGTAGTATGTCAGCCAAGGCCATTGATACAGTTGAAGCTTTTGAAGGGAAGGTCAGTTACCATTTTCTCTCTGGTGCCAATGTAACAGCTGCCAATCATGTGAAAGCCCCCCACCCCCAACCAGAATTTCTATACTTGTACCTTTCTTCCAAGCCACATTTCCATTTAAAGCATCAATGCGAAAACGTTTACTCTTTACCGCAGCACGGATATTCCAAGTTTCTCTGCTAAGGaagaaaataatattacaaTTCATGTGACTTGTTACTTTTACTTCTGAAGTCAATGTTGTGCTTGCTTCTGTTTCTTACAAATGTTTGCTTGTCTCAAAATCACACTGCTTTCACTTTATACTACAACAATGCTCTCATTTGCTAGGAATACTCACTATCTGTGTTGCattttcttacattgtcgagtctttAGTAacttaaatctttcaattgGCAGCGGGTGGAATCATTTATGTCGGCACTGAGAGAAGTTGCCGAGGAAAGGTATTGCGTATTCTTCTACCTTCCACAATCCGTTTAGTTTGCCTCTATATTGAACAAGAAGAATGATATTTAGTCTGGAATATTTGCAGTGGATTAGCTTTAAAGAAGCTTGACAAGAAACTGGAAAGAACCCTTTTGCATTCGTATCGCAAGGTAACAATCAGTTTTACATGATCTGGAACTTGAGTGTTACTGATTTTATCCACTGAATATGGTTGTGAATAAGATTTTTCACTTGAACACAATTATGCAAAGGCTGGAATCTCTCGTCTTCTTTTGACTGCTGACTTGAGGACTTTATAACTATGCTTTAAATAGCTGCTGGCTGATTATatagaattattattttctttttataggaTTTGACATCTCAAGTTTCTGCTGAGACGGATCCAGTTTCCCTCTTACCGCAAGTTATATCCCTGCTTTATGTACAGGTCAGCACTGACCCTAACCCTCTCCTTCTCTGATCCACTTCTCTCTTTCTGTAGCATATCGTCCTTAGAGATCATCCTTATCACTCTTTTGATCCTTACTCCTTATGAACATAGGTTTATGGAAAAGCTCTTCAGGCTCCTGGTAGGGCCATTTCAGCTGCTGTCTCTCGGTTAAAGGTACAATCCTTAAATCTTTTTACACTACATAAATTTTGTCATCATTAATTAAGACATATGATGGATTATGGAAAGGTGACAAGCGTTATATTCTCTAAATTGCAAATTATCTGTATTTGCTTGTGGTAACCATCCCAGTTATGTTACGATGAATAGTAAATTGGACGTCCCTCTAACAAAACTGTCCCATATGGCACTCATTTCTCACCAACTTAAAAAAggacaacaacatacccaatataTTCCCACTAGTTGGGGTATGGGGAGGGTAGAGACGTAGAGTATACGCAGAGTCAgagccttacccctaccttggaaggtagagaagttgtttctgatagaccctcgactcaaactAACTTTAAAAAGGAGCTTGGTATTAATGAGATTTTATTGCTTTAATGAATGTAGCCTGCATAAGTAAAACTAATGTTACCATCATGACTACTTTTCAGGATAAACTGGATGACTTGGCATTCAAGACTTTGGTTGATTACCAGAGTGGAACAGTGAGCGTCCTGGCTCTTATGGCTTCTGTAACTGGCGACGTGAGTTATTTCCTGTCCTTCAGATATGATCTTTTGTGTGTTGTGTAAATAAACAAAAGTTGAAGAATGCTAGTTCCCCTATAAAGTTTCTCATTTGTTCATTTTGTGTTGTCTATAGGAGGAAGATTGTACATCTGACAGAATTTTGAGCAAAAGGGAAATGTTAGAGGAATTGATGCCTGCATTGAAGGGATTTGTGCTAGGTACCTCACAGGCATAGATTAAACTTCAGGGAATGATTACAACATATGAAGATGGAAGAAACATTCACATTTCTTTGCTAACCAGAGTTTGAAGAGTTGCTAAACATCAAATAGCTAGCAAGtgattttcttattaatttttagCCCTTGTCAAAGATTACTTTTAGATGTTGTATGTATCCATCTGTTTTATACAAAGTTTGCACAATCAGTTAATATAGATTTTTACAAATAGTATTCTTTTATTTCTATCTATCGAGAAAAAGTAATCTATTTAGTCTAAtgtaggggtaaggtctacaTACATACAGATTCTACTAGTGGAATTATATTAGTATGTTGTCGTGCATGAAGAACCAAATTTATGCATGCACACAAAGCATTAAATTGAAATAAACCCATTTTGTGCTAGATTATTATATACAACATTGCCATTCGTTCATATGAACACTGAAAAATTAGTCGATAATTATTACGATTTTTAAAagctttttcttaaaaaaaaaaagttagtcGATGGAAAAGATCTTCCAGCTTTCGAAACACAATGCTTGAAAGAGTGTGATCTTACGGTGAGGTAAGGAAGCTCAGTAGCACACGAGGATGTGTATGGTAGAAAGGGAAATATTTCTACAAAATGAGATGTTTTACTAATTTCGATAAATACGTAAAGTATTATTCCATAAACATTCATATATAATCTACGCAAACAATACAAGGGATGAAGTGAGGCATAGTGGGTGTGGATGTGAGGGCAGGGCCCAAGTGTGAGTTGTAAGGCAGGACCCGCCAATTATGTGCAATGTtacttatgaaaaaaaaaacttactttCATCGAAAAAGTCATtttattgaaatttattttcataaaataattaaagacaatcttcaaaaatttaaaatgatgaatcatcattttaaagaaacttatttttcttaaaaaagaaatgaaaaacattttATATAAAAAGTTTTTATACATACATGTGGAAAACAAATATCAATAAagttaaatatatatttcaaaatCAGACTTAATTCTGAATCTACCCTTATTTCTCATAATCATTTTTCGACTTTAGCAGCAACCTTTTCCTTCTCAAAGTCGATGCATATGATGATGAAACACTTCTAATGCCATGAGTCTGTTGAGTTTATAACTTCTCTGAAATATTGTCCTTGAGAAGAACTTTTAACTAGGGGGGGCGTTCAGTTCTTCAGTTCAATTTTGCTAAAATTCAATTTAATTCTTTGATGTTCGATTTTGAAAAAGTGTACaccatattttaaatcaaactaGATCAGTTCAGTTCGgttttttcaacttcaattcGTTTTATTTCggtgtttttaaaaaaaaatagtgtaaAAAATTCTTGTATTGATTTATTATTCTACAATTTTCTTCTGGCATAATTCCTAAAAGAACCAACAGGGAGAAAAAGAACAGCAGCAAGAAAACGTTAAGCTAGAAATCAAtagggaaaaaaaaagaaatcaagaattACCACCTTAGCTGTAAAAAGAAATAACACCTTAGCTGCACCAGACTACTTATTAATGACCGAAAAGCTACTGTGTGTTATTAGTGATCGAAGAGCCACTATCTGTTATTAAGTTTAGTACCAAGAATTACCAAGAAATCAACAGGGAAAATAAACAGAATTACAAAGCGGAAACAAGGGAATGCGGTGACCAGTGAGCTTAATTTAGGGATCCTACATTTGGGCCAAAATTTAAAATGGATCATTAGGTTGGATATAAATTAAAATgctccgagtcaaaaatatataaataaaataatttaaaatattatttcaaatttatttaataaaacttTGATTCTTTAATGCACCATGATTTCATGACACACCAAACCGAAGAATCAAAGAATCAAAGTTTTCGAGAAAAAGAACAGACACCGAACAAAAAACCGAATTAGTTCAATTCAATTTTTCGGTATTTATGTCCACCCCTACTTTTAACCATGGTTCTGCTCATGGCTTAACAAATTTACAAGCTCTTTAGCATCACAAATTATTTTCTTGGATGCTTAGActctataatttttttcttggacaagccaaaaaaaaaaaagcagacCATCAGAGACTGGTTAGGACAACAACAATACACTCACctctaacttttatttttactttgatTGTGCACTAGACTTGtaattttcttgttttctttgtACCACAATGTTGGTGGTTGAAGTACAAGCCAGCTTCCACAATGTCTTTCTTCAGTAATCTACTATTCTATCAACAGTGCCTTCAAGATGGCATTTCCACCTATGAAATTCTGAGAAATACATTTCTTTCCGATTTGCGACGTCTAAAAGATACAAGGAAATAAATGCCTAAGACAACTCTAATTTTAACAATTGCTGCCAACAGCCCAATTGAGCAGAAACTACAGGTGAACTACCTGGCTCCTAGATTAAGGAATATATAGAAAATGTACACTTGTGAACTGGCACTCCAAATTAGTGTTGAGGTAAGACAGGTCTTTTCTCCAACATTTCATAATGGAGGACAAAATTATCCTGCATCGAAGTTACAGATGAGTTAAAACACTGGAAACTTCATAAAAACTGATGTGCCTTGGCACATGACAAACACAACTAATACGTGAACTCAAAACTGTACTATGATATCCATACCTTACGGATCGTCTCCCATGTGTTTGGATCAAAACAAATGTAAGACCCTCTCTCATATGCATTCGTCTTGACAAGAGGCTCCATGTTGGCGACCCTCATAAACCACAACCGATGTTCTCTGTGATAAAACCAGCCACGGTTatacctgcacacagaaaatgcaGACTGTTATTATCTAGACTTCAGCTAAGCACTTAGCACATTGCACATCCAGAAGGTCAACTATGCAGTAAGAGGAGTATCCTATCATGCAATAGCTGACAAATTAGCTCTCAGGAATACAGCAGAAAAAAATATGCACCTAAGAGCAACCAatgttgttaaaaaaaaaaagaaaacatacAGTTCATTTGCAGCATACAGTTGCGCTTCATCTTTTGGCATGCTGTAAAACACAATGGATCCTGTTATTATTGCATTGAAATTTCACAATCAAAGAACATTACCAGTTTACCAAAAGACTTGCCTGTAAAATATGTAAAACAAAGTATCTAGCTGAAACTTTGAGAAGTATGCTTGCTGCATCCAGAATAAAAGAACATTTCAATAGATAAAAGTCAGATCCAAATAAACAAAAATGCAAAGGCAGCTCACGTTTAAAGGTGGTGGTTGCTTCGCATAATAACATTGGGGTGCAGTAAATTCTGGATCCCCTTTGGCAGGCTCATCGGACCATGGGGAACCAAAAGTCTTGTATAAATTTTCAGCAGAGTTCAAATTCAAACCAAGTGTTGTTAGATCAATTCCAAGTGCAAGAGAAGTCAAATCTGGATCGCTCATCCGAATTACACTTAGCAAACCAAGCATACCAAACGGATCAGGAGCAACTTGGGATTGCATGGACTTTAAGCTCTGATCCCTGTATGGCTGACCTAAAGAGGACATTTGCTGCAACCTGAATTGGGATGGACCCTGATGCTGTTGGTACTGCTGAGCCTGAATGAGCTGATCATATGATCCAATACTAGAAACATTACTTGACGAATTAAGAGGCCGTAATCCAATACCAGGAGGTCCACCACTCTGAACccaaagaaagattaaaaagaTGTTAGCTCCTTCGCTCCTTCAAACCTGAATGAATGCACCTCTCCAGCACACCAGGAATAGACTTGTTCTAGCTTGACCAAATAAACTCCAGTTTCAAAtgtaatactttttttttctttcccctGGTAGTCAAGAGGGTAAATCCTGCTTTATTGCTGATACACagcaacttttatgaagaagaattaaaaaaatttgaagtgCTGATTAGCAGAAACTTAGTACATAAATCAAACCTCTGACTATCAAAAAAGCTAACTCAAGTGGGGAAGCACTTAGGAAGAAGAAGATTTAACAATGGACCaatcacacacacaaaaaagaaagatagatgAAAGGCGGAAAATGTGTTACAAATGTCTTCTTTGTAAACAAAATCTTTTGTTGGAAACTATGTTGCACAGAATTTACGGGATTGACCTTACTTCGAACAAAGTAAATGCTTCCAATCGGATAGGGTTGATAAGGCTGAAAAGAACCAGCGTAAAAATAGAAGGGATTTACCATGGGCTATTCCAAACACAATATGATCACTTCTAGTGGGACTGAACTCTACAGACTTGATGGAGAATAAAGGAACAACTGCACTTAATCCTAACAAACTTACAGGAGAAGCTAAAACATACTCCTAACCAATTGTTGCATCGAAGTAACACATTTTAGTCTGTTAATCAGCAGGAGAGGGTTCATTTCCAATATACACAATGTGGCATAAAAGACTAATAAGTAGTCTCAAAAAGTTGGACTACATAATCTTTTACTTGGAGCAAACAAGATAAATATTTCTCCCCACCATCCCCTCAATCCAAAACAAGGATTGGAACAAAACACAATAACAgattattaaaaagaaaaacaaaattaagAGTAATGCACCTGTTGATGATAACTGGAGTGTGATGATTGGAAGACATCTGGACCATGTAAATTCAGCAGATCCTGGTTGTTTATGTTTGAAAAGGAGACACCACTACTACTAACAGATGGAGCATGTTGCAGCTGCTGCTGCGGACGATGCGACGAGTATGTTCCACCCAAATTAAAACCTGTGGATCTTCCCATCTGCACCATTAGATCAAGGACAGAATCAGCAGGCCGAAGCATTTACTATGAGGTTATGGTTCTATAAAATAGCCAGTGAAGTTTCAGAAATTTATACTTACCGAGAAGTGTTGCTGTTGCATCATAGAAAGAGCATTATCATGAAGCTGCTCTTTCTGGTGAGGATCCATAGCATAATCAGCATTCGCACCTTAGTAAACATGAGAACAATAGTATTATTAGACTCCTAGCATGGAAGTGCAACCAGCAAACCCCCCTCCACACCCAGCCATTCTCCACTACCCCCTTTTCTTTCCGTGGTTCCCCCACCCCTAAAAAATCATTCATACAATAAAGCAAAGACAACATTTACAAATTCTTTTTTCCTCATTAGTAAATATTTCACAAAAATCAGGCAGAAATAACTAATAAAACAGCCATAAATGTGGAAAACCCATGTCCCTTGCCTTGCCTTCTCAAGGGGAAAAGGAACTATATGAAAAAGCAGGATACTCATAATAGAGAAGAAGTTTGAGCCTGTGGGTTGACAGCATCTACTGTCATCAGAATTTGTGAACTTGCAATACACCAAATATTCAAGTAAAGAAAAAGATGAGTTGGAAAGGCTGATTGATAATATCCTTCCCAAGGAGATGTATCGATTATCATGTTTTGGTACAGCCAAAGGGAAGTAAAAAAGACTCCCTTCTCCATTCCATCctattaaaaatgaaaagtctGACATGGAAGGTTACGAGAATCTCTGATTTCACGTCACCTCCTTAATTACGGAAGGAACAAGGTCCCATAATGTCCTCTTTTAACTCCCTACTCCTGCCCTTACTTTTGTGATCCCAGCTAAAAAGTGCAACAGCAAACATGCGTAGCATATTGCCACTTGATCATCCCACTCAAGACAAATTGTAAGAGCTTTGTGCATTGAGAAAAGCACCTTTAAATCCTGGTAAAGCAGGAAAGTCTTCATTTTGAATGCTGAATTCCTGGTTTTGCTGAACAATAGGACTGAGCCCTGGTTTCCGCAAAGAACCTGAGAAACTTGTATTATCAGTattctgtctaaactgtatgaTAAAAGCACGAGCAAAAAGTGTTTAGAAGGAGAAGGAGCTTTAATTACCTAATTGTCCTTGAGGTCCTCCGGCCGAACTAGGTCGATTGCTTAACTGAGGGAAATCATTCATATCAAAAGGAGATCCATCATTTGAATTTACATCATTCAACAATCCCAAAGAGTTGAGGCTTCCCAATGCTTGGACGTGGTTTTGAGATAGTGGACCACCAGCAGAATAGGAATTTCCTAACATAGAAAGCACCTGTGGAGAGGCTGATTCCAGATACTACCATTAGCATAAGAGGATTCACCTACCTACAAACAGTGGGTGTTACATATACCTAATTAACCTATCTATCTAAACATGACATCTATGTgtgaaatcaaagaaaaaggcTGCGATTGACATCCCTATGTGAAAGCAAATGACAAAAACTGTAGGAATTTCTAATCGGTTTATTCAGGTActcaaattgaagaaaaaacaaaacataGTTTTTCAATCCAAATGAACTTATTGACGAACAACAAAACCATCAACCATTTTTCCACCTCTTTCTGTTGCACCACCcctatattttcttcttctttgaagCCATAATTCAGAAATTTCGAATAGAAGGCTGTATTATTTGTATTGCATCTTTTccttacttttacttttttttactGGCATAATCTTTAATTGATGTAGTAGTTTAGTTTTGATCCAATATGTAATGTTTTTGGACAGAATATAAGCTTAGCATCAGTTCCACTCTCAACTCATGTGTGTGAGACTAGGTAGTCAATTACAACCCGACCCACACCacatatagatatatatctatgtatcaCTTCTAGTCCACAATCTTGAGGAGgttattatatattttcaaatgccAAGGAGGTTTTATCACAAATCAAAAACTGAGGACTGTAATTCATATTTAACTCGAACAACTTATCATGTGGAAAAATTCTCAACAATTATAGGCCGACgtaatcaaaattcaaaagcaCACCTAGTAGAGTTTGgtcaaagaaaataagaaaatatattaattaaaccAAAATAGCTCACAAAACTTGAAcagatttttgaaaatcttataTATCCCCATTTCCCTTCCAGTAAAGATAACTTGATATAATGTGGGGGAAAAATGTCTGAAAATGAATGATAGAGAATACTGGGAAAATCCATAATTCCAGCAACTTCATCCACCAAGGTTTGTGGTTAGCAAAATTAGTACATATCACATTTATTTTTCACTACATTGGAAATTAAATAACTCCAAAGCATGAAGTAGTGCAGCAGAAAAAAAACAATAGAATGAAACTAGCTGAGGCTCTGCCAAATATGAGGAAAATCTCTTCATTCTGGATGGTAAAAAAGAGAACAACCAAGAACTCAAGGGAGTAAACAAACTAGATGAGGCCAGAGGGAAACCATCAGTAATTCAAgctaaattttttttgaagaaaaaattactAGCTGAACAACAGAGAAAACAAGGGAGCTAACAAACTAGAAGAGGGGAATCATCATATCTATTCAAAGCAAATTTACCTTGCTGAAGAACACCACTCATTATCCTATTAGGTCCTTGAACAtttaaatttccagaacccGCACTGGCATTCATATTTAACCGTGAAGCAAGACCAGGCACAGACAATCCTGCACCAGAGCTAATGCTTCTGCCAATGTTGCCCCCACCAATAATATTTCCCACTGAGTTTGTCATCCTTGGGCCTGCATTTCCCAAAATTTGGGACACCCCAAGACCTGGCACAGAATTTCGATTACCAATTCCTGCAGAGGT
This region of Solanum dulcamara chromosome 9, daSolDulc1.2, whole genome shotgun sequence genomic DNA includes:
- the LOC129902509 gene encoding probable NOT transcription complex subunit VIP2 isoform X1 codes for the protein MSGLLNSSLNGSASNLSDNTGRSFPSSFPPLSGAASPLYHHSGSLQGLHNIHGSFNIPNMHGTLVSRNTAINNVPSSGVQQSGNNLSGGRFSSNNLPAALSQISQGNSHVHSGMTSRGGMSVVGNAGYSNNASGVGGSIPGILPTSAGIGNRNSVPGLGVSQILGNAGPRMTNSVGNIIGGGNIGRSISSGAGLSVPGLASRLNMNASAGSGNLNVQGPNRIMSGVLQQASPQVLSMLGNSYSAGGPLSQNHVQALGSLNSLGLLNDVNSNDGSPFDMNDFPQLSNRPSSAGGPQGQLGSLRKPGLSPIVQQNQEFSIQNEDFPALPGFKGANADYAMDPHQKEQLHDNALSMMQQQHFSMGRSTGFNLGGTYSSHRPQQQLQHAPSVSSSGVSFSNINNQDLLNLHGPDVFQSSHSSYHQQSGGPPGIGLRPLNSSSNVSSIGSYDQLIQAQQYQQHQGPSQFRLQQMSSLGQPYRDQSLKSMQSQVAPDPFGMLGLLSVIRMSDPDLTSLALGIDLTTLGLNLNSAENLYKTFGSPWSDEPAKGDPEFTAPQCYYAKQPPPLNQAYFSKFQLDTLFYIFYSMPKDEAQLYAANELYNRGWFYHREHRLWFMRVANMEPLVKTNAYERGSYICFDPNTWETIRKDNFVLHYEMLEKRPVLPQH
- the LOC129902509 gene encoding probable NOT transcription complex subunit VIP2 isoform X4, encoding MHGTLVSRNTAINNVPSSGVQQSGNNLSGGRFSSNNLPAALSQISQGNSHVHSGMTSRGGMSVVGNAGYSNNASGVGGSIPGILPTSAGIGNRNSVPGLGVSQILGNAGPRMTNSVGNIIGGGNIGRSISSGAGLSVPGLASRLNMNASAGSGNLNVQGPNRIMSGVLQQASPQVLSMLGNSYSAGGPLSQNHVQALGSLNSLGLLNDVNSNDGSPFDMNDFPQLSNRPSSAGGPQGQLGSLRKPGLSPIVQQNQEFSIQNEDFPALPGFKGANADYAMDPHQKEQLHDNALSMMQQQHFSMGRSTGFNLGGTYSSHRPQQQLQHAPSVSSSGVSFSNINNQDLLNLHGPDVFQSSHSSYHQQSGGPPGIGLRPLNSSSNVSSIGSYDQLIQAQQYQQHQGPSQFRLQQMSSLGQPYRDQSLKSMQSQVAPDPFGMLGLLSVIRMSDPDLTSLALGIDLTTLGLNLNSAENLYKTFGSPWSDEPAKGDPEFTAPQCYYAKQPPPLNQAYFSKFQLDTLFYIFYSMPKDEAQLYAANELYNRGWFYHREHRLWFMRVANMEPLVKTNAYERGSYICFDPNTWETIRKDNFVLHYEMLEKRPVLPQH
- the LOC129902509 gene encoding probable NOT transcription complex subunit VIP2 isoform X3, with product MSSLNGSASNLSDNTGRSFPSSFPPLSGAASPLYHHSGSLQGLHNIHGSFNIPNMHGTLVSRNTAINNVPSSGVQQSGNNLSGGRFSSNNLPAALSQISQGNSHVHSGMTSRGGMSVVGNAGYSNNASGVGGSIPGILPTSAGIGNRNSVPGLGVSQILGNAGPRMTNSVGNIIGGGNIGRSISSGAGLSVPGLASRLNMNASAGSGNLNVQGPNRIMSGVLQQASPQVLSMLGNSYSAGGPLSQNHVQALGSLNSLGLLNDVNSNDGSPFDMNDFPQLSNRPSSAGGPQGQLGSLRKPGLSPIVQQNQEFSIQNEDFPALPGFKGANADYAMDPHQKEQLHDNALSMMQQQHFSMGRSTGFNLGGTYSSHRPQQQLQHAPSVSSSGVSFSNINNQDLLNLHGPDVFQSSHSSYHQQSGGPPGIGLRPLNSSSNVSSIGSYDQLIQAQQYQQHQGPSQFRLQQMSSLGQPYRDQSLKSMQSQVAPDPFGMLGLLSVIRMSDPDLTSLALGIDLTTLGLNLNSAENLYKTFGSPWSDEPAKGDPEFTAPQCYYAKQPPPLNQAYFSKFQLDTLFYIFYSMPKDEAQLYAANELYNRGWFYHREHRLWFMRVANMEPLVKTNAYERGSYICFDPNTWETIRKDNFVLHYEMLEKRPVLPQH
- the LOC129902509 gene encoding probable NOT transcription complex subunit VIP2 isoform X2; amino-acid sequence: MLSSLNGSASNLSDNTGRSFPSSFPPLSGAASPLYHHSGSLQGLHNIHGSFNIPNMHGTLVSRNTAINNVPSSGVQQSGNNLSGGRFSSNNLPAALSQISQGNSHVHSGMTSRGGMSVVGNAGYSNNASGVGGSIPGILPTSAGIGNRNSVPGLGVSQILGNAGPRMTNSVGNIIGGGNIGRSISSGAGLSVPGLASRLNMNASAGSGNLNVQGPNRIMSGVLQQASPQVLSMLGNSYSAGGPLSQNHVQALGSLNSLGLLNDVNSNDGSPFDMNDFPQLSNRPSSAGGPQGQLGSLRKPGLSPIVQQNQEFSIQNEDFPALPGFKGANADYAMDPHQKEQLHDNALSMMQQQHFSMGRSTGFNLGGTYSSHRPQQQLQHAPSVSSSGVSFSNINNQDLLNLHGPDVFQSSHSSYHQQSGGPPGIGLRPLNSSSNVSSIGSYDQLIQAQQYQQHQGPSQFRLQQMSSLGQPYRDQSLKSMQSQVAPDPFGMLGLLSVIRMSDPDLTSLALGIDLTTLGLNLNSAENLYKTFGSPWSDEPAKGDPEFTAPQCYYAKQPPPLNQAYFSKFQLDTLFYIFYSMPKDEAQLYAANELYNRGWFYHREHRLWFMRVANMEPLVKTNAYERGSYICFDPNTWETIRKDNFVLHYEMLEKRPVLPQH